Proteins encoded in a region of the Vicia villosa cultivar HV-30 ecotype Madison, WI linkage group LG5, Vvil1.0, whole genome shotgun sequence genome:
- the LOC131601382 gene encoding tubulin beta-2 chain-like, whose amino-acid sequence MREILHIQGGQCGNQIGAKFWEVVCAEHGIDPTGRYGGDTDLQLERINVYYNEASCGRYVPRAVLMDLEPGTMDSVRSGPYGQIFRPDNFVFGQSGAGNNWAKGHYTEGAELIDSVLDVVRKEAENSDCLQGFQVCHSLGGGTGSGMGTLLISKIREEYPDRMMLTFSVFPSPKVSDTVVEPYNATLSVHQLVENADECMVLDNEALYDICFRTLKLTTPSFGDLNHLISATMSGVTCCLRFPGQLNSDLRKLAVNLIPFPRLHFFMLGFAPLTSRGSQQYRSLSVPEITQQMWDSKNMMCAADPRHGRYLTASAIFRGKMSTKEVDEQMMNVQNKNSSYFVEWIPNNVKSTVCDIPPTGLKMASTFIGNSTSIQEMFRRVSEQFTAMFRRKAFLHWYTGEGMDEMEFTEAESNMNDLVSEYQQYQDATAEEDEYGEEDDYEQQEHDDM is encoded by the exons ATGAGAGAAATTCTTCACATCCAAGGTGGACAATGCGGAAACCAAATCGGAGCCAAATTCTGGGAAGTTGTCTGCGCCGAGCACGGCATCGACCCTACCGGAAGATACGGAGGTGACACAGATCTTCAATTGGAGAGAATCAATGTTTACTACAACGAAGCTAGTTGCGGTCGTTACGTTCCTCGAGCGGTTCTCATGGATCTTGAACCGGGTACCATGGACAGTGTCCGGTCTGGACCGTACGGTCAGATCTTTAGACCGGATAACTTTGTGTTTGGGCAGAGTGGTGCTGGGAATAACTGGGCTAAAGGGCATTATACTGAAGGCGCTGAGCTTATTGATTCTGTTCTTGATGTTGTCAGGAAAGAAGCTGAAAACAGTGATTGCTTGCAGG GGTTTCAAGTATGTCATTCACTAGGTGGAGGAACTGGATCTGGAATGGGTACTCTTTTGATTTCGAAGATTAGGGAAGAATACCCTGATAGGATGATGCTTACTTTCTCGGTTTTTCCTTCGCCTAAGGTTTCTGATACGGTGGTGGAACCCTACAATGCTACTCTATCTGTTCACCAACTTGTTGAAAATGCGGATGAATGTATGGTTCTTGATAATGAAGCCTTGTATGATATTTGCTTCCGAACCCTCAAGCTCACAACCCCAAGCT TTGGTGATCTTAACCATTTGATATCAGCAACCATGTCTGGTGTCACATGTTGTTTGAGGTTTCCTGGTCAGCTAAACTCCGATCTACGAAAGCTTGCCGTGAATCTGATTCCGTTCCCTCGTCTCCATTTTTTCATGTTAGGGTTTGCACCTTTGACTTCAAGAGGCTCTCAGCAGTACAGGTCTTTGAGTGTACCTGAAATCACACAGCAAATGTGGGATTCGAAGAACATGATGTGCGCTGCTGACCCTCGACATGGACGATACCTCACTGCATCGGCTATCTTCAGAGGGAAAATGAGCACAAAGGAAGTTGATGAACAAATGATGAATGTTCAGAACAAGAATTCATCCTACTTTGTGGAATGGATTCCAAACAATGTGAAATCAACTGTTTGTGATATTCCCCCAACTGGTTTGAAAATGGCTTCAACTTTCATTGGAAACTCAACTTCAATTCAGGAAATGTTCAGAAGGGTGAGTGAACAATTCACTGCTATGTTTAGGAGAAAGGCTTTCTTGCATTGGTACACCGGTGAGGGAATGGACGAAATGGAATTCACTGAAGCCGAGAGCAACATGAATGATCTTGTATCAGAGTACCAACAGTATCAAGATGCTACTGCCGAGGAGGATGAGTACGGAGAGGAAGATGACTATGAACAACAGGAACACGATGATATGTGA
- the LOC131601383 gene encoding tubulin beta-2 chain, protein MREILHIQGGQCGNQIGAKFWEVVCAEHGIDPTGRYGGDSELQLERINVYYNEASCGRFVPRAVLMDLEPGTMDSVRSGPYGQIFRPDNFVFGQSGAGNNWAKGHYTEGAELIDSVLDVVRKEAENCDCLQGFQVCHSLGGGTGSGMGTLLISKIREEYPDRMMLTFSVFPSPKVSDTVVEPYNATLSVHQLVENADECMVLDNEALYDICFRTLKLTTPSFGDLNHLISATMSGVTCCLRFPGQLNSDLRKLAVNLIPFPRLHFFMLGFAPLTSRGSQQYRALSVPELTQQMWDAKNMMCAADPRHGRYLTASAIFRGKMSTKEVDEQMINVQNKNSSYFVEWIPNNVKSTVCDIPPTGLKMASTFIGNSTSIQEMFRRVSEQFTAMFRRKAFLHWYTGEGMDEMEFTEAESNMNDLVSEYQQYQDATAEDDEYGEEEEEEEYHQEHDDI, encoded by the exons ATGCGTGAGATTCTTCACATCCAAGGTGGCCAGTGCGGCAACCAAATCGGCGCCAAATTCTGGGAAGTTGTCTGCGCTGAACACGGAATCGACCCTACCGGAAGATACGGCGGTGACTCTGAGCTTCAACTAGAGAGAATCAATGTTTACTACAACGAAGCTAGCTGTGGCCGGTTTGTTCCTCGAGCGGTTCTCATGGATCTTGAACCGGGTACCATGGACAGTGTCCGGTCTGGACCGTATGGTCAGATCTTTAGACCGGATAACTTTGTGTTTGGGCAGAGTGGTGCTGGGAATAACTGGGCTAAAGGTCATTACACTGAAGGCGCTGAGCTTATTGATTCTGTTCTTGATGTTGTCAGGAAAGAAGCTGAGAACTGTGATTGCTTGCAAG GTTTTCAAGTATGTCATTCACTAGGTGGAGGAACTGGATCTGGAATGGGTACTCTTTTGATTTCGAAGATAAGGGAGGAATATCCTGATAGGATGATGCTTACTTTCTCGGTTTTTCCTTCGCCTAAGGTTTCTGATACGGTGGTGGAACCTTATAATGCTACTCTCTCTGTTCACCAGCTTGTTGAAAACGCAGATGAATGTATGGTTCTTGATAATGAAGCCTTGTATGATATTTGCTTCCGTACCCTCAAGCTCACAACCCCAAGCT TTGGTGATCTTAACCATTTGATATCGGCTACCATGTCTGGTGTCACATGTTGTTTGAGGTTTCCTGGTCAGCTTAACTCTGACCTTCGTAAGCTAGCTGTGAATTTGATTCCGTTCCCTCGTCTCCACTTTTTCATGTTGGGGTTTGCACCTTTGACTTCAAGAGGTTCTCAGCAGTACAGAGCTTTGAGTGTACCAGAACTCACACAGCAAATGTGGGATGCTAAGAACATGATGTGTGCGGCCGACCCTCGACACGGACGATACCTTACTGCATCAGCCATCTTCAGAGGGAAAATGAGCACTAAAGAAGTTGATGAACAAATGATCAACGTTCAAAACAAGAACTCATCCTACTTTGTGGAATGGATTCCAAACAACGTGAAGTCCACAGTTTGTGATATTCCCCCAACTGGTTTGAAGATGGCTTCAACATTCATTGGAAACTCTACATCCATTCAGGAAATGTTCCGTAGGGTGAGTGAACAATTCACTGCTATGTTTAGGAGAAAGGCTTTCTTGCATTGGTACACCGGTGAAGGTATGGACGAGATGGAATTCACTGAGGCTGAAAGTAACATGAACGATCTTGTGTCGGAATATCAACAGTATCAAGATGCTACTGCTGAGGATGACGAGTAtggagaggaagaggaagaagaagagtatcATCAGGAACATGATGACATATGA